ATAAGGTTTTCTATCCATAATTATACAATGTTGAAAAATATACCCATAATGCTTGTTTTTGAAAATGTGTAATTCTAAGAAATACAGAGATATTTTAAGAAAACGTTAGATTATAGAGGGAGGTTTACAAAATGAATTTTCAGCAAATTATTTTAGCGTTAAATAAATTTTGGTCTGAACAGAACTGTATTATTCAACAACCCTATGACATTGAAAAGGGTGCTGGCACCATGAACCCAGCAACCTTCCTCCGGGCGCTAGGTCCTGAGCCTTGGCGGGTGGCCTATGTGGAACCTTCCCGTCGGCCCACCGATGGCCGCTACGGGGAGAACCCCAACCGGTTGCAACACTACTTCCAGTATCAAGTGATTTTAAAACCATCACCGGATGATGTTATTGAAGTGTATTTAGATAGTCTTAGAGCCATTGGCATTGACCCGGAACAGCACGATATTCGTTTTGTGGAAGACAACTGGGAGTCTCCCACTTTGGGAGCCTGGGGCCTTGGTTGGGAAGTGTGGTTGGATGGTATGGAGATTACCCAGTTTACCTACTTCCAGCAATGCGGTGGCATTGACTGCAAACCGGTATCCGCAGAGATCACCTATGGCTTGGAGCGGCTAGCCACCTTTATTCAAGGGGTGGACAGTGTTTATGACATTGAATGGGTAGATGGCATTAAATATGGTGACGTTTATCATCAAAACGAAGTGGAACAGTCTGCTTACAACTTTGAAGTGGCTGATACCGATATGCTGTTCAAAATGTTTGATATGTTTGAGGCCGAAGCCATTCGGGTGGCCGAAAGGGAACTGGTGCTACCGGCCTATGATTACGTACTTAAATGTTCCCACACCTTTAACCTGTTGGATGCCAGGGGGGCCATTAGCGTCAGCGAGCGCACCGCCTATATTGGTCGGGTGAGACACTTGGCTCGACTTTGTGCCCAAGGTTATGTGCAGCAGCGTGAAAAATTAGGCTACCCACTGCTGAAAAAGGAGGCAAAATAACATGGCCAAGGACTTCTTATTGGAAATCGGTATTGAAGAAATTCCTGCTCGGTTTATTGAACCGGCGTTAAAGCAATTAAAGGAATTGACAACTAAGCAATTAAGCGAGCTGCGGATTGATTTTGACGAGATCAACACCTACGCCACCCCCCGTCGGCTGGTGCTGTATATTAAAGAACTGGCAGAACAACAGCAATCATTGACTAAAGAAGTTAAAGGCCCTGCTAAAAAGGCGGCCTTTGATGCCGACGGCAATCCCACTAAAGCCATTCTAGGTTTCACCAAAGGCCAGGGTGTTGCTGTTAAAGATTTGGAGGTACGCCTGTTAAACAACGTGGAGTATATGTATGCCATTAAAAAAGAAGAAGGACAGTCCACTGCCAAGGTGTTGACGGAAATTGCTCCTCAAATTATCTCTCAATTACACTTCCCCAAACCAATGCGTTGGGGAGACTTAGACTACCGCTTTGCCCGTCCCATCCGTTGGATTGTGGCTTTGTTCGGCAGTAAGATTGTACCCTTTGTGTTGGCAGATAAAGCCAGTGGCCGCTTCACTTACGGTCATCGTTTCTTAAGTGACGGGGCGTTGAAGGTAGAAACCGCCGCGG
The sequence above is a segment of the Peptococcaceae bacterium 1198_IL3148 genome. Coding sequences within it:
- the glyQ gene encoding glycine--tRNA ligase subunit alpha, which gives rise to MNFQQIILALNKFWSEQNCIIQQPYDIEKGAGTMNPATFLRALGPEPWRVAYVEPSRRPTDGRYGENPNRLQHYFQYQVILKPSPDDVIEVYLDSLRAIGIDPEQHDIRFVEDNWESPTLGAWGLGWEVWLDGMEITQFTYFQQCGGIDCKPVSAEITYGLERLATFIQGVDSVYDIEWVDGIKYGDVYHQNEVEQSAYNFEVADTDMLFKMFDMFEAEAIRVAERELVLPAYDYVLKCSHTFNLLDARGAISVSERTAYIGRVRHLARLCAQGYVQQREKLGYPLLKKEAK